A window from Drosophila kikkawai strain 14028-0561.14 chromosome 2L, DkikHiC1v2, whole genome shotgun sequence encodes these proteins:
- the LOC108077051 gene encoding uncharacterized protein isoform X2, producing the protein MDLPSMVQRSGDTLIVRSVVSGNQLYTEQGQNHHNSAASSMSNIANLIASNSGNGSGNNNAGSNTPASQVSSSLLERHVERFRLQQLLQQQQQAAAAAVVNSVQQQQQQQQQQQAVISLDAKEEGLPQCKIKRNYSCNHCAYFTQNPRYHLTHLRDVHGEKIVINKCKLCLYASRHFQKLVRHMKMVHGCTDGIPSGHGQARGKRGMSREARKRRLEESVGVMGGQSLSVTVPDVPTLEQVKRELLLQEEKLQRDIQAFKQRQQEEQQREQQQRELEMVATSAYERQMQVLRDYERQSPAEPPTPSPTSGSATPPSNGEEPQNRLLKCSACEFTTLYRTQLRAHELAEHGKTKFFRCDKCSYVTHIKARFSKHVKYHSMPMIKCVTCDFRTPYKWNLDRHMKNHGGAGAFKCAACDFTADIKQSLTVHEMNHHVPPVGNAGSIWPRRQNKVGASEMCDDFLSDSAELEDQYNNNNVDDDLDAVEDVDEAMSGGEEQALHHHQHYGKRSKYDDEEEPTDLSQKGGCSSDTSSVGTTTPRAQRAMPNLIPISKGPKDILNLSKETNASRSSLTEIASMFFNEKQISEMLDKSDVPQLSPATTVASHNSSRSQLTRKSSFMDKLKTGAHQENLVCQCGHVAKCLSESIIHGKSCHASAVIIDDDDAGLHEDDADDRLEIDEDDDDHQSHSALNLSVTGSTRCQHCRHRCKSSTDLLHHLTQCVEAIRCANEMYDSNSGESGGERRPDSKSLQQQAAVQQQRVCIWNKAAKEIAAAACAAAVQQENSSKSLVKSPAGSQGTSNEENSYYGVETAPGYGEMTPEEEAANSSLKKVYKCPHCSFWASTASRFHVHIVGHLNKKPFECSLCSYRSNWRWDITKHIRLKTIRDPSHKTAKVLMNDETGRRNYTKYNKYITLMKVTEEDGDPKLMKSGEMTPNQVASLAFLKDYAKVGNVTGQDITLEPVLPSKPSALDDAHLADNLIRIPLLATMMNAAMAQQQHQQQQQKEHQSTMITPSVTISPVKRQNQGSGLQGKPSDDLITEVHQEGNEKRTVYRCRKCNFGHQNRDAVLAHVKIHYQDASYPKSSSAASSTSPLQVSVGGNPQFYMNKVFAAMCLSQSQGSPGSGSPGSSPAIPAGLLQRAIQEAQNLTPTPNDSALSGLALALAGGKPQANTTKASAASILEHGEQKASQNEASADSLTSPNTTTTNTSTKATTSTTKDTARSLQDLLTSPRSARNGNHHPSNANSSNSVVGNGLLRQDAVYVASSTATTTNNNTNNTTTPNASTPLPVTTTPTPISTATPSALSKSLAHQLGAGSSPSSSSSHNHSQRHACTPPHHLAAGLTHAHSSIATNTTATNNPSHSQNPNSFPLSSSSPLLSSSSSSSASASASSSASSVASISSAAGSASASSSSTTSSPPPPASSSYLAAMAQQQQQHQQQQQQAQALTPVAVQMPHPQTRFHSHSPGSPGLLTMADGDRRDPSPYRCGHCHQVSNWKHVIQRHCRLKHSGDIRIETLERGASVSASAPPIYRPLGAGASNESQSHIPSNPSTINTNLKSGNTNPNSAQLLMTTKQLEQLLHSPLSASAAAVVNAANTQQDLQAAAAYWAAACKAAVANGGNAEELLQLQQNDQIEITRLPSAAEHGHNHNNNNTKSKQQKCPVCPYISESKSQMNYHVSLHKPTQYECRLCTFVCAKKQHLSSHMRSVHQQQMGTAGGASSGGAAANSPSLGLDFSVALQLAAAAKQVQQLPASTPLSIDLSQLQLDAAASDAELNPQQLPPEYQYKLISYCPRCPARFAQKHNDERNAKQELEQHLLAHSDQDMDLDQSYVCAYCEYRTAEETMLQLHRAVHMSHYQEKCQQLYKNCKEDVEYPAPKLLQLTGPETIWVVDNELSLQLLQQTTGEGVTSSTGSYDNQNSLLKKQLESGGGQVGAIPRENNDDDSPQKGTEEAPEEDEERRSTSTPSTSASVATSDLAADASSDAGSMDMPQSASAPERCLHCPFETQRHEELQQHLQKHACVNPPPPNGQKCAHCDYNAKEESELEEHTALHFNASEKLKSVEFFTCYDKLEISVEQEPEDSVESKPQATEHNNNQDNVMNANVQQEEHTNSEAEQPGAAGEEATEEKPPTKKPSTKLILYKSDGNLSVKPPPSSSQEETAAASESLKSENISDRLRRRILRGSANHSEELPAQERPPTPDKMILVNAKTGKVISRK; encoded by the exons ATGGACCTGCCGTCCATGGTACAGCGCTCGGGGGATACGCTCATCGTGCGCAGTGTGGTCAGCGGTAATCAGCTGTACACCGAACAGGGACAGAATCATCACAATTCGGCCGCCAGCAGCATGAGCAACATAGCCAACCTTATCGCCAGCAACAGCGGCAATGGcagtggcaacaacaatgccgGAAGCAACACACCAGCCTCCCAGGTGAGCTCATCGCTCCTAGAGCGTCATGTGGAGCGTTTCCGGCTTCAGCAGttgctgcaacagcagcaacaggccgccgcagcagctgtTGTAAACAGcgtgcagcagcaacagcaacagcaacaacaacagcaggcgGTCATCAGCCTGGACGCCAAGGAGGAGGGCTTGCCGCAGTGCAAGATCAAGCGGAACTACAGCTGCAATCACTGCGCCTACTTCACCCAGAACCCGCGCTACCATCTGACGCATCTGCGCGACGTGCACGGCGAGAAGATTGTGATCAACAAATGCAAGCTCTGCCTGTATGCCTCTCGCCACTTCCAGAAGCTGGTGCGGCACATGAAGATGGTGCATGGCTGCACGGATGGCATACCCAGCGGCCATGGCCAGGCACGGGGCAAGCGCGGCATGAGCCGAGAGGCGCGCAAGCGACGCCTCGAGGAGAGCGTGGGCGTGATGGGCGGCCAGTCGCTGTCGGTAACGGTGCCCGATGTGCCCACGTTGGAGCAGGTGAAGCGGGAGCTGTTGCTGCAGGAGGAGAAGCTGCAGCGAGACATACAGGCCTTTAAGCAGCgtcagcaggaggagcagcagcgtgaacagcagcagcgggagcTGGAGATGGTGGCCACCAGTGCGTATGAGCGACAGATGCAAGTACTGCGCGACTACGAACGCCAGTCGCCCGCCGAACCGCCCACGCCCTCGCCCACCAGCGGCTCTGCCACGCCCCCGTCCAATGGGGAAGAGCCACAGAATCGGCTGCTCAAATGCAGCGCCTGCGAGTTCACCACCCTCTACCGCACCCAGTTGCGGGCCCACGAGCTGGCCGAGCACGGCAAGACCAAGTTCTTCCGCTGTGACAAGTGCAGCTATGTGACCCACATCAAGGCGCGGTTCAGCAAGCACGTCAAGTACCACTCGATGCCCATGATCAAGTGCGTCACCTGCGACTTCCGCACGCCCTACAAGTGGAATCTGGACCGGCACATGAAGAACCATGGCGGTGCCGGTGCCTTCAAGTGTGCCGCCTGCGATTTTACCGCCGACATCAAGCAGTCGCTGACGGTGCATGAGATGAACCACCATGTGCCGCCGGTGGGTAATGCCGGCTCCATTTGGCCCCGGCGCCAGAACAAGGTTGGAGCCAGTGAAATGTGCGACGACTTCCTAAGCGATTCCGCCGAACTGGAGGATCAgtacaataacaacaatgtGGATGACGATCTGGACGCCGTAGAGGATGTGGACGAGGCGATGAGCGGCGGGGAGGAGCAGGCACTGCATCATCACCAGCACTATGGAAAGCGAAGCAAgtacgacgacgaggaggagcccACTGATCTGTCACAGAAGGGCGGCTGCTCCTCGGACACCTCCAGCGTGGGCACCACCACGCCGCGGGCCCAGCGAGCCATGCCCAATCTCATACCGATCAGCAAGGGACCCAAGGA CATTTTGAACCTGTCCAAGGAGACCAATGCCTCGCGCAGCTCCCTCACCGAAATCGCCTCCATGTTCTTTAATGAGAAGCAAATCTCGGAGATGCTGGACAAGTCGGATGTCCCTCAATTGTCCCCAGCGACGACGGTGGCCTCGCACAACTCTTCGCGCAGCCAGTTAACCAGGAAGTCCAGCTTCATGGACAAGCTGAAGACGGGGGCACATCAGGAGAACCTGGTTTGCCAATGCGGCCACGTGGCCAAATGCCTCTCGGAGTCGATCATCCATGGCAAGTCCTGCCATGCCTCCGCCGTGATCATTGACGACGACGATGCCGGACTCCACGAAGACGATGCCGACGATCGGCTGGAAATCGATGAGGATGACGATGACCATCAGTCCCACTCTGCCCTGAATCTCAGCGTGACGGGTTCAACGCGTTGCCAGCACTGTCGACACCGTTGCAAGTCCTCCACGGACCTGCTGCATCACCTGACGCAGTGTGTCGAAGCCATTCGTTGTGCCAACGAAATGTACGACTCGAATTCCGGCGAGAGCGGTGGCGAGCGCCGTCCAGACTCGAAGAGCCTGCAGCAACAGGCTGCCGTCCAGCAGCAGCGAGTTTGCATCTGGAATAAGGCAGCCAAGGAGATAGCTGCCGCCGCTTGCGCTGCTGCGGTCCAGCAGGAAAACAGCAGCAAGAGTCTGGTCAAATCCCCGGCTGGAAGTCAGGGAACCAGCAACGAGGAGAACAGCTACTATGGAGTGGAAACGGCGCCCGGCTACGGTGAG ATGACGCCCGAGGAGGAGGCCGCCAACTCGTCCCTGAAGAAGGTCTACAAGTGTCCGCACTGCAGCTTTTGGGCCTCCACAGCCTCCCGCTTCCATGTCCACATCGTGGGCCATCTCAATAAGAAGCCCTTTGAGTGCTCCCTTTGCTCGTACCGCTCCAACTGGCGCTGGGACATCACCAAGCACATCCGCTTGAAGACCATCCGTGATCCCTCGCACAAGACCGCCAAGGTGCTGATGAACGATGAGACGGGACGTCGCAACTACACCAAGTACAACAAGTACATAACCCTAATGAAGGTCACCGAGGAGGATGGCGACCCGAAGCTGATGAAATCCGGCGAGATGACACCCAATCAGGTGGCCTCGCTGGCCTTCCTCAAGGACTATGCCAAGGTGGGCAATGTGACGGGCCAGGACATCACATTGGAGCCTGTGCTGCCAAGCAAGCCGAGTGCCTTGGACGATGCCCATCTGGCGGATAATCTCATACGCATCCCATTGCTGGCCACCATGATGAATGCAGCGatggcccagcagcagcaccagcagcaacagcagaaggAGCACCAGTCCACCATGATCACGCCCTCGGTGACCATATCGCCGGTGAAGCGGCAGAACCAGGGATCGGGGCTGCAGGGCAAGCCCAGCGACGATCTCATCACCGAGGTGCACCAGGAGGGCAACGAGAAGAGGACCGTCTACCGGTGCCGGAAATGCAACTTTGG CCATCAAAACCGGGATGCTGTGCTGGCGCATGTGAAGATCCACTATCAAGACGCCAGCTATCCCAAGTCCAGTTCcgccgccagcagcacctcGCCGCTGCAGGTGTCCGTGGGCGGTAATCCGCAGTTCTACATGAACAAGGTCTTCGCCGCCATGTGCCTGTCGCAGTCACAGGGCTCCCCGGGTTCGGGCTCGCCAGGATCCAGTCCGGCCATACCGGCTGGACTGCTGCAGCGGGCCATCCAGGAGGCCCAAAACCTCACACCGACGCCCAACGATAGCGCTCTGAGCGGGCTCGCTCTGGCGTTGGCGGGCGGGAAGCCACAAGCCAATACGACGAAAGCCAGTGCCGCCTCCATTTTAGAGCATGGTGAGCAGAAAGCGAGTCAAAACGAGGCAAGTGCCGACAGTCTGACGTCGCcgaacaccaccaccaccaataCGAGTACCAAAGCCACCACTAGCACTACCAAAGACACCGCCAGATCGCTGCAGGATCTGCTCACCTCACCGCGCAGCGCCAGAAATGGAAATCATCATCCCTCTAACGCTAACAGTAGTAACTCGGTTGTGGGAAATGGACTCCTCCGGCAGGATGCCGTCTACGTCGCCTCatccaccgccaccaccaccaacaacaacaccaacaataCCACAACACCCAATGCATCAACGCCTCTGCCAGTAACTACCACTCCTACTCCTATTTCTACTGCCACACCATCAGCTCTTTCCAAGTCCCTGGCTCATCAACTGGGTGCGGGCTCATCCCCATCATCCTCCTCATCCCACAATCACAGCCAGCGACATGCCTGCACTCCACCACATCACCTGGCAGCGGGTCTAACTCATGCCCACTCCTCCATAGCCACTAACACAACAGCAACCAATAATCCCAGCCATAGCCAGAATCCCAACTCCTTTCCCCTGTCATCGTCGTCGccgttgttgtcgtcgtcgtcgtcttcgtcTGCGTCTGCGTCTGCCTCTTCGTCAGCATCCTCGGTGGCCTCCATCTCATCGGCTGCGGGCTCTGCATCCGCCTCTTCCTCTTCCACTACATCttcaccgccgccgccagcgTCATCTTCCTACCTGGCAGCGATggcccagcaacagcagcaacaccaacagcagcagcagcaggcacaggCGCTGACTCCAGTGGCCGTACAGATGCCGCATCCGCAGACGAGATTCCATAGCCATAGTCCAGGTAGTCCCGGCCTCCTGACCATGGCCGATGGCGATCGACGCGACCCGTCGCCGTATCGCTGCGGCCACTGCCACCAGGTGTCGAATTGGAAGCATGTCATCCAG CGGCACTGTCGCTTAAAGCATTCCGGGGATATTCGGATCGAGACCCTTGAGCGCGGAGCCAGTGTCTCAGCCAGTGCACCGCCCATCTACCGGCCTTTGGGAGCAGGTGCCAGCAATGAATCCCAGTCCCACATCCCGTCGAATCCCAGCACCATCAACACAAATCTGAAGTCCGGCAATACGAACCCGAACAGCGCTCAGCTTCTGATGACCACCAAGCAGCTGGAACAGCTCCTTCATTCGCCACTCTCCGCCAGCGCCGCGGCCGTAGTGAATGCTGCCAATACCCAGCAGGATCTCCAGGCAGCGGCCGCCTACTGGGCAGCTGCCTGCAAGGCGGCAGTGGCCAACGGCGGAAACGCTGAGGAATtgttgcaactgcaacagaaCGACCAGATCGAGATCACGCGGCTGCCCTCGGCCGCAGAGCATGgccacaaccacaacaacaacaataccaAGAGCAAGCAGCAAAAATGCCCGGTGTGTCCCTACATCTCGGAGAGCAAGTCCCAGATGAACTACCATGTGTCCCTGCACAAGCCCACGCAGTATGAGTGCCGTCTCTGCACCTTTGTGTGCGCCAAGAAGCAGCACCTGAGCAGCCACATGAGGAGTGTCCACCAGCAGCAGATGGGTACAGCCGGAGGAGCATCCTCAGGAGGAGCTGCCGCCAATTCTCCCTCGCTGGGTCTGGACTTTAGCGTGGCCCTCCAGTTGGCAGCCGCCGCCAAGCAGGTGCAGCAACTGCCCGCCTCCACGCCGCTGTCCATCGATCTGTCTCAGCTGCAACTGGACGCAGCTGCCTCGGACGCCGAGCTAAATCCGCAGCAACTGCCGCCGGAGTACCAGTACAAGCTGATCAGCTACTGCCCTCGGTGTCCCGCCCGCTTCGCTCAGAAGCACAACGACGAACGCAACGCcaagcaggagctggagcagcactTGCTGGCCCACAGCGACCAGGACATGGATCTGGACCAGAGCTATGTGTGTGCCTACTGTGAGTATCGCACCGCAGAGGAAACCATGTTGCAGCTGCACAGAGCTGTGCACATGTCCCACTATCAGGAGAAGTGCCAGCAGCTGTACAAAAACTGCAAGGAGGATGTTGAGTATCCGGCACCCAAGTTGCTGCAGCTGACCGGTCCCGAGACCATCTGGGTGGTGGACAATGAGCTCAGCCTGCAGCTGCTCCAACAGACCACTGGTGAGGGAGTCACTTCCTCGACCGGGAGCTACGACAACCAGAACTCGCTGCTCAAGAAGCAGCTTGAATCGGGCGGAGGTCAGGTGGGTGCCATTCCCCGGGAAAACAACGATGATGATTCACCCCAGAAAGGCACAGAGGAAGCCCCCGAGGAGGATGAAGAGCGGCGTAGCACCTCAACGCCTTCGACCAGCGCCTCGGTGGCCACCAGTGACCTGGCGGCCGATGCCAGCAGTGATGCCGGCTCCATGGACATGCCCCAGTCCGCTTCGGCACCCGAGCGTTGTCTCCACTGCCCCTTCGAGACACAGCGGCAcgaggagctgcagcagcatctCCAGAAACATGCCTGCGTCaatccgccgccgccaaatggCCAGAAATGCGCCCACTGTGATTATAATGCCAAGGAGGAGTCCGAGCTGGAGGAGCACACAGCATTGCACTTCAATGCCAGTGAGAAACTGAAGTCCGTGGAGTTCTTCACCTGCTACGACAAGCTGGAGATCAGTGTGGAGCAGGAGCCGGAGGATTCCGTCGAGTCCAAGCCACAGGCAACGgagcacaacaacaaccaggACAATGTGATGAACGCCAATgtgcagcaggaggagcataCCAATTCAGAAGCAGAGCAGCCAGGAGCTGCAGGTGAGGAAGCCACCGAGGAGAAGCCGCCCACCAAGAAGCCCAGCACCAAGTTGATTCTCTACAAAAGCGATGGCAACTTGAGTGTGAAGCCTCCTCCTTCTTCCTCCCAGGAGGAGACCGCCGCCGCCTCGGAGTCGCTGAAAAGCGAGAACATCAGTGATCGCCTGCGCCGCAGGATCTTGCGGGGAAGTGCCAACCATTCGGAGGAGTTGCCGGCCCAGGAACGACCCCCAACACCGGACAAAATGATACTGGTCAATGCCAAGACGGGCAAAGTCATTTCCAGAAAGTAG